The Bombus huntii isolate Logan2020A chromosome 6, iyBomHunt1.1, whole genome shotgun sequence genome window below encodes:
- the LOC126867149 gene encoding protein disulfide-isomerase A6 homolog has protein sequence MQDFLGILLLITGAHCLYSSNSDVIELKPNNFDSLVLNSDNVWIVEFFAPWCGHCQQLTPEYDKAATALKGIVKVGAVNADEHKSLGSRYGIQGFPTIKIFGTDNKPEDYNGPRTATGIVDAALNAASQKARRALGGKRSGGDSKSKDSKDVIELTDDNFDKMVMNSEDMWLVEFYAPWCGHCKNLAPIWASAATELKGKVKLGAIDATVNRVKASQYEIKGYPTIKYFAPGKKSFDSVQEYDGGRTSSDIVNWSLEKVAENVPAPEVVQIINEKTLREVCEDKPLCVVSVLPHILDCQSDCRNGYLKVLNDLGEKYKQKMWGWLWAEAGAQPHIEEALEIGGFGYPALAAVNIKKMKYSLLKGSFSYDGINEFLRDLSYGRGGTAPLKGAQLPTILETKPWDGKDAELPQEEDIDLSDIDLDEKDEL, from the exons ATGCAAGACTTTTTAG GTATTTTACTGCTAATTACTGGAGCACATTGTTTGTACTCCTCCAATTCAGATGTTATTGAACTAAAACCAAACAATTTTGATAGTTTGGTATTAAATAGCGATAATGTATGGATTGTAGAATTTTTTGCACCATGGTGTGGACATTGTCAACAGTTAACACCTGAATATGACAAAGCTGCAACTGCTTTAAAA GGTATTGTAAAAGTCGGTGCAGTAAATGCAGATGAACATAAATCCCTTGGATCAAGATATGGAATTCAAGGTTTTCCAACAATCAAAATCTTTGGTACAGATAATAAACCAGAAGATTATAATGGGCCAAGAACTGCGACAGGAATTGTTGATGCTGCTTTAAATGCGGCTAGTCAAAAAGCACGTAGAGCTTTAGGAGGTAAAAGGAGTGGCGGAGATTCTAAG tCCAAAGATTCCAAGGATGTAATTGAATTAACTGACGATAACTTTGATAAGATGGTAATGAATTCGGAAGATATGTGGTTAGTTGAGTTTTATGCACCATGGTGTGGTCATTGTAAAAATTTAGCCCCTATTTGGGCATCTGCAGCAACAGAACTTaaaggtaaagtgaaattgGGAGCCATTGATGCTACTGTAAATAGAGTTAAA GCTAGccaatatgaaataaaaggaTATCCTACtatcaaatattttgcacCTGGGAAGAAATCTTTCGATTCTGTGCAAGAATATGATGGTGGTCGCACAAGTAGTGATATAGTAAATTGGTCACTAGAAAAAGTAGCAGAAAATGTTCCAGCACCAGAAGTAGttcaaattataaatgaaaagaCTTTAAGAGAAGTCTGTGAGGACAAACCATTATGTGTTGTATCCGTTTTACCGCATATTTTAGATTGTCAATCAGATTGTAGAAATGGATATTTAAAAGTTTTAAATGACCTcggagaaaaatataaacaaaaaatgtGGGG CTGGCTTTGGGCTGAAGCTGGTGCTCAACCTCATATTGAAGAGGCATTAGAAATTGGAGGATTCGGATATCCAGCACTAGCAGctgtaaatataaagaaaatgaaatactcTTTATTAAAGGGTAGTTTTTCGTATGATggtataaatgaatttttacgaGACTTAAGTTACGGTCGAGGAGGTACTGCTCCTTTAAAAGGAGCTCAGTTACCTACAATTCTTGAAACAAAACCATGGGATGGCAAAGATGCTGAACTTCCACAAGAAGAAGATATCGATCTTAGTGATATAGATCTCGATGAGAAAGACGAACTGTAA
- the LOC126867166 gene encoding pseudouridine-5'-phosphatase-like: MSQNQYKDVTHCIFDMDGLLLNTELIYTKAFNHITNRYGKEFTWEHKAKTMGFKTKDVAQAVVEMLSLPITAEEFENEVVKLYQELFPSANMMPGAERLLKHLKQNNIPIALATSSNKENFELKTQRWKHIFDLFSHKVLGGSDSEVTNGKPAPDIFLIAAKRFSDNPDPSKCLVFEDAPNGVKAALNAGMQVVMVPDPMLPKNYIKNPTLMLNSLEKFQPELFGLPPYSV; encoded by the exons ATGTCGCAAAATCAGTATAAAGATGTTACACATTGTATTTTTGATATGGATGGGTTATTACTCA ATACAGAACTAATTTACACCAAAGCCTTTAATCATATTACAAATCGCTATGGAAAGGAATTCACATGGGAACATAAAGCAAAAACTATGGGTTTTAAAACGAAGGATGTTGCACAAGCTGTTGTTGAAATGTTATCTTTACCAATAACAGCAGAAGAGTTTGAAAATGAGGTAGTCAAACTATATCAGGAATTATTTCCATCTGCAAACATGATGCCAG GTGCTGAACGATTATTGAAACATctgaaacaaaataatatccCAATAGCATTAGCTACAAGTtctaataaagaaaattttgaattaaaaaCTCAAAGATGGAAAcatatatttgatttatttagCCACAAAGTTCTTGGTGGTTCTGATTCTGAAGTTACTAATGGTAAACCAGCACCTGATATTTTTTTGATTGCTGCAAAACGTTTTTCTGATAATCCTGACCCCTCAAAG TGTCTTGTGTTCGAGGATGCTCCAAATGGTGTAAAGGCTGCACTTAATGCTGGAATGCAAGTTGTTATGGTTCCAGATCCAATGttaccaaaaaattatatcaaaaaTCCAACATTGATGCTAAACAgtcttgaaaaatttcaacCTGAATTATTTGGTTTACCACCATATAGTGTATAA